Proteins encoded in a region of the Sugiyamaella lignohabitans strain CBS 10342 chromosome B, complete sequence genome:
- the RIO2 gene encoding protein kinase RIO2, translating into MGSKNHDIVPTSLITQISGLRSPSAVNRCIAELAKIKLIGRVRNAKYDGYRLSYHGYDYLALKALVKRDSVFGVGSQIGIGKESDIFMVADTNGKQNVLKVHRLGRISFRTVKNNRDYLRNRQSASWMYLSRLAAQKEFAFMKALYDSGFSVPVPIDQSRHQIVMSLIDGFPMRQLRSHSNPGRLYSTLMDFIVRLASYGLIHCDFNEFNIMVREKFDKPEEEVVIIDFPQCISISHVDAQRYFERDVDCIRSFFEKKLNYVSDDYPRWDKDVKRVENLDLLVEASGFSKKQVKDLEAAMQLSRETFGEDEFVEGEGNDEDEADEEQNGEDGEERGEEEEEDDDDEKEEEDDDDEEEEEEESEDEVNEEDELQERINAEIARKGIENMKMDKLGNYILDD; encoded by the coding sequence ATGGGATCCAAGAACCACGATATTGTCCCAACGTCGCTCATAACTCAGATTTCTGGTCTCCGAAGTCCATCTGCTGTAAATAGATGTATTGCAGAGCTGGCTAAAATCAAACTCATTGGAAGAGTGCGTAATGCAAAGTACGATGGCTATAGATTGAGTTATCATGGATACGACTATCTAGCATTGAAAGCATTGGTTAAGAGAGATTCAGTTTTTGGTGTTGGAAGCCAAATTGGTATCGGCAAAGAGtctgatatttttatgGTCGCAGATACAAACGGTAAACAGAATGTGTTAAAAGTTCACAGATTGGGAAGAATCTCATTCCGAACCGTTAAGAACAATAGAGACTATCTTCGAAACAGACAGAGTGCCAGTTGGATGTATCTTTCGAGACTTGCAGCTCAAAAAGAATTTGCATTCATGAAGGCTCTGTATGATTCCGGGTTCTCAGTTCCTGTGCCTATTGATCAATCGAGGCATCAAATTGTCATGTCATTAATTGACGGATTTCCAATGAGACAACTCAGATCTCACAGTAATCCTGGAAGACTTTATTCTACTTTGATGGATTTCATTGTTCGGTTGGCTTCATATGGGTTAATTCACTGTGATTTCAACGAGTTCAACATCATGGTTAGAGAAAAGTTCGATaagccagaagaagaggttgtTATCATTGACTTTCCACAATGTATATCCATTTCACATGTTGATGCTCAACGATACTTTGAGAGAGATGTTGATTGTATTCGAAGCTTTTTCGAGAAGAAACTGAATTATGTTTCCGACGACTATCCAAGATGGGATAAGGATGTGAAGAGAGTGGAGAATTTAGATTTACTAGTAGAAGCATCAGGATTCAGTAAGAAACAAGTGAAAGATCTTGAGGCTGCTATGCAGCTGTCCAGAGAAACttttggtgaagatgaattTGTAGAGGGTGAGGGaaatgatgaggatgaggcAGATGAAGAGCAAAACGGGGAAGATGGTGAAGAaagaggagaagaagaggaagaagatgatgatgatgaaaaagaagaagaagatgatgatgatgaagaggaagaagaagaggaaagTGAGGACGAGGTgaatgaagaggatgagCTGCAGGAGAGAATCAATGCCGAAATCGCTCGAAAAGGCATTGAAAACATGAAAATGGACAAACTCGGCAACTATATACTTGACGATTAA